In Scomber japonicus isolate fScoJap1 chromosome 19, fScoJap1.pri, whole genome shotgun sequence, a single genomic region encodes these proteins:
- the mlana gene encoding melanoma antigen recognized by T-cells 1, with protein sequence MHCNRTNGMPRGDFNIYFASGRRGYVRAEEAVGIALLVVILAALLILGCWYFKKRSGYKIIRSPRSGSSGHTGGQYSEAGPSADNKMALTDFGSFRPAVPNAPPAYEKISSGPLPPPYSP encoded by the exons ATGCATTGTAATCGTACAAACGGTATGCCTCGTGGAGACTTTAACATCTATTTTGCCAGCGGCAGAAGGGGATATGTCAGAGCTGAGGA GGCAGTAGGCATAGCTCTGCTGGTGGTCATCCTGGCAGCTCTCCTCATCCTGGGCTGCTGGTATTTCAAAAAAAGGAGTGGCTACAAAATAATCAGG AGCCCCAGGTCTGGGTCATCAGGTCACACAGGAGGCCAGTACTCAGAGGCTGGACCTTCAGCAGATAACAAGATGGCTCTCACAGACTTTGGCAGCTTCCGACCAGCg GTTCCTAATGCTCCTCCAGCCTATGAAAAGATCTCTTCAGGGCCGCTGCCTCCTCCCTATTCCCCCTAA
- the LOC128380520 gene encoding uncharacterized protein KIAA2026 yields the protein MDQEDKTDQITAACSQQMFCNQDPEPAPQQSSSNIMSSDSRWVSSSTEDIDLVITEDGFSNGCEAETMVALHCPGDSSDAAVEGDHLSMSNDGMSEFSNSDLSLPEVCISTNSNSYEENMNYEIQQAYKIFTGFLLDKYKGVTSPFLQPIGHQEAQHGIGGVRGRGQSQLKQSMCLRRMQERFISQEYETITEFVADFRLMLENCYRYHGVDHWVSKQAQKLEIMLEQKLTLLSRTLREKTTLAVTSKGRFGAEEERGSGGTSTRRRLAPRSLATITVGGHESIMVQTLRLEEQQRVKEEKRQRELEKKEAEEMSAKEVEEWEQSLLSEASPNTVDTLWELPAIGHFLCLAQTALNLPEIVFFELERCLLMPRCSHLLSKIMSSLLSPSQRRATLHRRPALPYRRWESELRQRVMGWYRAVGGARDQPTRAEQLGLCHQFFSTMGEVSPLEEKPFHLLPFYQRVWLLKGLCDHIYETQKDVQDAVLAQPIHECRESILGYDSKENAYIHFPHFCGADLRIYCQSPSTPPAFPFPSIWVKRVEIEPGTEGEESDVMKEEGDKRDMGCCAGSIDTGESDGFGKGKAETFGFLKRENGNGEEDEEMFKSCSLKNEEGSESGSSDGDSCEDSKLDLQIHNNSLSLSHTSPIGGSSVKTNLKEETVVFEHHSKRPAVKQGQHFSLGSVRTIKAETQDPCLSVGEHSYTGRSPARSVNQASLTKPVGSHSQGHQRSFCLDCCRNKTSDVRSEQYDCCCGTSGLASQLSSEGIQNSSEERVADRIWAKKKKRKKKRGKEQLPGVKGDHRQLQHVDRMSLSPAEAAKSAVRRATTTIKRKDKKKKHKAGKKLESSKKIKAEPPVEPSFKLVCTSLEELRELISKTEDELDDLESTKKRLGRWYYRREAVKDLHSTLIRLLNELSPWEPKLVKAYQRNRLRLKKEFHDFKKNPEYNNFVREECMSSSSSDDDEERGLGKEACSLSDHYRRSEEDLEHVVPRGLWTGASTRQFVAEPAGERTVTCITPNHLRHPLASTETGISLLPRVQAGSSNITSTPDSGSQSSSEMIPSNQSRDSDSAWTAKVSAQTSLSHKPPILHPTTGLPKGYTPIPTLLAKSVGNKVTLMKRPVDFPAVNNVDGQSKGSPVSLTTAKLSEAQSSPSSSQQNSQQLQAQGLQQTQVLRQLGMATVTAALSKSPQAKPTQTVPKSPVQVVYKVPEGLGHLVRKDNSSPVKISVHPVLDQNTGEKIMQQVVILPSKLLIHKNEEKVSSLHQQQSKGIQVPVSKVTRPLCMSTNVPGFTIPENRIPVQQVAPLKDPRTVRTPSPTVSPRLQHGALNTPGFKGTQVCSAEASTPQGGMPNPSSITTPASAVSTEPVKSTDPKQELKTVCIRDSQSILVTTRGGNTGIVKVQTSSDQNALGCLPTSPVITISPQFKAFLVSKTSSTSPSAPSHTSPCTIPTVTSISVAQPQKQVSSVLRSSSTVTTPMVTALTGGIPVPGPGNQTSGTTVALSQGSNTSSGSKFATKISQLAPTAAAGSHFQTSVVKNTVVVPSLSSSSVPQVLPQSEFMCKPGVKRASSTDERSQVTKFILVTPSSSSASNVAVSKDTLSSTKSLPSSRVMFISQPTATSSTTFVGSVPKQAIATGAGGQLLTTSLSGETPLMGLNPGPPVGGINSEALSKVNNITLPTGLQIQLSGKTTTIGQTIGALSRSPSKSTPVSELTSHTSLTSNSQLQGIPSFTMISQPGFSTSTAATPAGNMNKKDLGMPTGILSSNSSAQVTTTVQSSPTQTSTTNLVRQPPNIQSSIGEETASMLSSSHLTLNETQTQISSAATISTPFTTSATGTIQQRILINTSTPLAAGTQILLNNTRFVVPPRGLGPGNHVLIISSPAPQQVPSTSATNIGAAVPPHGASSVTVAPRAPVLPQSPARLPGVPAISSPFVACTPAVGPSLLANTPNVSLPVQLPGTPGKWSPVVTSASGLGSALAPIRLAAGAPRRAECSSSISPAVAPFLPRLSATLASWPVLPSPSSVSLPSPVIPVPVPLSSTPAPVIASTPHLHSLPAQQEVSVTTLGPGIQPQQTAVRIGAPSTAPSQFLANMGVGFTTVKKQAVMQSVFAGTRTQVLPTVAVPPIVSTVSRMQTLPIATVPPIGSTVSSFETAPVVTTPPCCNTVIITPAQPITSLKTNNTIHQPVVLTNQALGKHSLQTSALGMHTNVASKLLISPDGAVLSTVQCQVNPAELTACPKPLAALVISPNSSTGALHTHDSSLQPSQADTK from the exons ATGGATCAGGAGGATAAGACAGACCAAATCACAGCAGCTTGTAGCCAACAGATGTTCTGCAACCAAGACCCAGAGCCAGCGCCCCAGCAGTCCAGCTCCAACATCATGTCTTCAGATTCCAGATGGGTGAGCAGCAGTACTGAAGACATCGACCTAGTCATAACTGAGGATGGGTTCAGTAATGGTTGCGAAGCTGAGACTATGGTAGCATTACACTGTCCTGGTGACAGCAGTGATGCAGCTGTTGAAGGTGACCACCTTTCAATGAGCAATGATGGTATGTCAGAGTTTTCTAACAGTGACTTGTCACTGCCTGAGGTCTGCATCTCTACCAACAGCAATAGCTACGAGGAGAATATGAACTATGAGATCCAGCAAGCTTATAAGATATTCACTGGCTTTCTCTTGGACAAGTACAAAGGGGTCACCAGCCCATTTCTTCAACCCATTGGCCACCAGGAGGCCCAACATGGCATTGGAGGAGTCCGGGGTCGGGGTCAGTCACAGCTCAAGCAGTCGATGTGCTTGCGGAGGATGCAAGAGAGGTTTATCAGCCAGGAGTATGAAACCATAACAGAGTTTGTTGCAGACTTCAGGCTGATGTTGGAGAACTGCTATCGCTACCATGGGGTGGACCACTGGGTCTCCAAACAGGCTCAAAAGCTGGAAATCATGCTGGAGCAGAAGCTCACATTGCTATCTAG GACACTTCGAGAGAAGACGACCTTGGCAGTGACTTCCAAAGGACGTTTTGGTGCAGAGGAAGAACGAGGTTCAGGGGGCACCTCCACAAGGAGGAGATTGGCACCTCGTAGCTTGGCTACCATCACTGTTGGTGGACATGAGTCTATCATGGTCCAGACCCTACGCCTGGAAGAGCAACAGAGGGTcaaggaggagaagag GCAACGGGAGCTtgagaaaaaagaagcagaagaaatGTCAGCCAAGGAGGTGGAAGAATGGGAGCAGAGCTTGCTGTCAGAGGCTTCCCCGAACACTGTGGACACCCTTTGGGAACTCCCTGCTATAGGGCACTTCCTCTGCCTGGCTCAGACTGCCCTCAACCTTCCTGAGATTGTATTTTTTGAGCTGGAGCGCTGTTTGCTAATGCCCCGCTGCAGCCACCTCCTCTCTAAAATCATGTCTTCCCTACTATCCCCATCACAGAGACGGGCCACTCTGCACCGCCGGCCTGCCCTGCCTTACCGTCGCTGGGAGTCAGAGCTCAGGCAGCGGGTCATGGGCTGGTATCGAGCTGTTGGTGGCGCCCGTGATCAGCCAACTCGGGCTGAACAGCTGGGACTCTGCCACCAGTTTTTCAGCACCATGGGGGAGGTGAGTCCTTTGGAGGAGAAACCCTTTCACTTGCTGCCCTTCTATCAGCGAGTGTGGCTTCTGAAAGGGCTGTGTGATCATATATATGAGACACAGAAGGATGTGCAGGATGCTGTACTGGCGCAGCCCATCCATGAATGTAGGGAGTCTATTTTGGGCTATGACAGCAAGGAGAATGCCTATATACATTTCCCACATTTCTGCGGGGCAGACCTGAGGATCTACTGCCAGAGCCCCAGCACACCCCCAgcttttcctttcccttctaTATGGGTCAAAAGGGTTGAAATAGAGCCAGGGACAGAGGGTGAAGAGTCGGATGTaatgaaggaggagggggataaAAGGGACATGGGATGTTGTGCAGGCTCCATAGACACAGGAGAGTCTGATGGTTTTGGGAAGGGGAAAGCAGAGAcatttggatttttaaaaagggaaaatggGAATGgcgaggaagatgaagaaatgtttaaatcGTGTTCACTGAAGAACGAAGAGGGTTCTGAATCAGGTTCCTCTGATGGAGACTCCTGTGAGGACTCTAAATTGGACTTACAAATTCACAATAACTCCTTGTCACTTTCACACACAAGTCCTATTGGAGGAAGTAGTGTGAAAACTAATTTGAAGGAAGAGACTGTTGTGTTTGAGCATCACTCCAAGAGACCTGCAGTAAAACAAGGGCAGCATTTCTCATTGGGCTCAGTGCGCACCATTAAAGCAGAGACACAGGATCCCTGTCTGAGTGTGGGGGAGCACAGCTACACAGGCAGGTCCCCTGCTCGCTCTGTGAATCAGGCTTCCCTTACCAAACCAGTGGGGAGTCACAGTCAGGGACACCAAAGGTCTTTCTGTTTGGACTGTTGTAGAAACAAAACTAGTGATGTTAGATCTGAGCAGTACGACTGCTGCTGTGGCACATCAGGGCTGGCATCACAGTTGTCTTCTGAAGGCATTCAAAACTCAAGTGAAGAGAGGGTGGCTGACAGAAtctgggcaaaaaaaaaaaagcgaaaGAAAAAGCGAGGGAAGGAACAGCTGCCGGGGGTGAAAGGAGATCATAGGCAGCTGCAGCACGTGGACAGGATGAGCCTATCCCCAGCTGAGGCTGCCAAGTCTGCAGTGCGGAGAGCTACCACAACGAtcaagagaaaagacaaaaagaaaaaacataaagcag GAAAAAAGCTTGAATCTTCAAAGAAAATTAAAGCTGAACCTCCAGTCGAGCCATCATTTAAG TTGGTATGCACCAGTCTTGAAGAGTTGCGTGAGCTGATCAGTAAAACAGAAGATGAGCTTGATGACCTGGAGAGCACCAAAAAGAGACTG GGCCGGTGGTATTATAGGAGAGAAGCAGTGAAAGACCTCCACAGCACTCTAATCAGACTACTGAATGAGCTTTCACCCTGGGAACCCAAACTTGTTAAGGCCTACCAAAGGAACAG GCTTCGTTTGAAGAAGGAATTTCATGATTTCAAGAAGAACCCAGAGTACAATAACTTTGTCCGTGAGGAGTgtatgtcatcatcatcatcggatgatgatgaagagagaGGTTTAGGGAAGGAGGCGTGTTCACTGTCGGATCATTATAGAAGATCAGAAGAAGACCTGGAACATGTAGTTCCCAGAGGTCTTTGGACTGGAG CAAGCACCAGGCAGTTTGTGGCTGAGCCTGCTGGAGAGAGAACAGTGACTTGTATAACTCCCAACCACCTAAGACACCCTCTGGCCAGCACAGAGACAGGCATCAGTCTACTGCCAAGAGTTCAGGCTGGCAGCAGTAACATTACTTCTACCCCTGACTCTGGATCACAGTCTAGCTCAGAAATGATCCCATCAAATCAATCCAGGGATTCAGACTCGGCATGGACAGCAAAGGTGTCAGCCCAGACTTCATTGTCACACAAACCCCCCATTCTCCACCCTACCACTGGACTACCTAAGGGCTACACGCCCATTCCCACCCTGCTGGCTAAGAGTGTGGGAAACAAAGTGACCTTAATGAAACGGCCTGTTGATTTTCCAGCAGTCAACAATGTAGATGGACAGAGCAAAGGGTCTCCAGTCTCCCTGACTACCGCAAAACTTTCAGAAGCACAAAGTTCTCCATCCAGTTCCCAGCAGAACTCACAACAACTGCAGGCACAAGGACTACAACAGACACAAGTACTTAGACAGCTTGGAATGGCCACAGTGACGGCAGCTCTTTCTAAATCACCACAGGCCAAACCAACCCAGACTGTACCAAAAAGTCCTGTCCAAGTGGTGTACAAGGTCCCTGAAGGGTTGGGTCACCTTGTAAGGAAAGACAACAGCAGTCCAGTCAAGATCTCTGTTCATCCTGTCCTGGACCAGAACACTGGGGAGAAGATCATGCAGCAAGTAGTGATTCTGCCTTCTAAACTTCTCATTcacaaaaatgaagaaaaggtCTCTTCTTTACATCAACAACAATCTAAGGGCATTCAGGTCCCAGTTTCTAAAGTGACCAGGCCCTTATGTATGTCTACCAATGTGCCTGGGTTCACTATTCCTGAAAATAGAATCCCTGTTCAGCAAGTGGCTCCCCTAAAAGATCCCAGGACAGTGAGGACCCCTTCTCCTACTGTTTCCCCTCGACTGCAGCATGGCGCTCTAAACACCCCAGGGTTCAAGGGGACACAAGTCTGTAGTGCTGAAGCAAGCACTCCACAGGGTGGTATGCCAAACCCCTCTTCCATCACAACTCCTGCCAGTGCAGTTTCTACTGAGCCTGTTAAGTCTACAGACCCTAAACAAGAGCTTAAGACTGTGTGTATTCGTGACTCACAGTCCATCCTTGTAACAACTAGAGGAGGCAACACAGGCATTGTCAAAGTCCAGACATCCTCAGACCAGAATGCCCTTGGTTGTTTGCCCACCAGTCCAGTTATCACCATTTCACCTCAGTTTAAAGCCTTTCTTGTATCCAAGACGTCATCAACCtctccttctgctccttctCACACTTCCCCTTGTACCATCCCAACAGTGACAAGTATCTCAGTAGCCCAGCCTCAGAAGCAGGTTTCTTCAGTATTGAGGTCTTCTTCCACTGTTACAACTCCAATGGTCACTGCCCTTACTGGTGGCATTCCTGTTCCAGGGCCAGGAAACCAGACTTCAGGAACAACTGTTGCCTTAAGTCAAGGCTCCAACACTTCATCCGGTTCTAAGTTTGCAACGAAGATTAGCCAGCTTGCACCGACAGCAGCTGCTGGTTCTCATTTTCAAACTTCAGTAGTGAAAAACACTGTCGTTGTCCCATCACTGAGTAGTTCTAGTGTTCCTCAAGTTCTCCCACAATCTGAGTTCATGTGCAAGCCTGGTGTGAAACGGGCCAGCAGCACAGATGAGAGATCCCAGGTTACTAAATTTATTCTGGTtaccccctcttcttcctctgcctcaaatGTAGCTGTATCAAAAGACACACTTTCCTCCACAAAATCACTTCCTAGTTCAAGAGTCATGTTCATCAGCCAGCCCACAGCAACATCATCCACCACCTTCGTTGGAAGTGTTCCAAAGCAAGCAATAGCGACAGGGGCTGGTGGACAGCTACTGACCACCTCATTATCAGGTGAAACTCCGCTGATGGGATTAAACCCAGGCCCTCCTGTTGGTGGTATCAACTCAGAAGCATTGTCCAAAGTCAATAACATCACTTTGCCCACAG GGCTTCAAATCCAGTTGTCAGGAAAGACAACAACCATTGGACAGACCATTGGTGCCCTGTCACGTTCCCCTTCTAAAAGTACACCAGTGTCTGAGCTTACTTCCCACACTTCTCTGACCAGCAACTCTCAGCTACAGGGTATTCCTTCTTTTACTATGATCTCCCAACCAGGCTTTTCCACATCTACTGCTGCCACACCTGCAGGAAACATGAACAAGAAGGATCTTGGTATGCCCACAGGTATACTGTCCAGCAACTCTTCTGCTCAGGTTACCACTACTGTGCAGAGTAGCCCAACCCAAACGTCCACAACCAACCTTGTCCGTCAGCCCCCAAATATCCAAAGCAGCATTGGTGAGGAAACAGCTTCCATGTTATCTTCCTCTCACCTTACTCTCAATGAAACCCAAACACAAATCTCCTCGGCAGCAACCATCAGTACCCCATTCACCACCTCTGCGACTGGCACGATTCAGCAGAGGATACTCATTAACACCTCTACACCCCTTGCTGCTGGTACACAGATCCTCCTTAACAATACACGCTTTGTAGTCCCTCCCCGGGGTTTAGGTCCAGGTAACCATGTTCTCATCATCTCTAGCCCTGCACCACAACAAGTGCCTAGCACCAGTGCTACTAACATTGGAGCAGCAGTACCTCCCCATGGGGCGAGCTCTGTCACTGTAGCCCCTCGAGCACCAGTTTTACCCCAGTCCCCTGCCAGGCTGCCTGGTGTGCCAGCCATAAGTTCTCCTTTTGTAGCATGCACACCTGCTGTTGGTCCGTCATTGCTAGCAAACACTCCCAATGTCAGTTTGCCAGTTCAACTACCAGGAACACCTGGTAAGTGGTCCCCAGTGGTAACTAGTGCCTCTGGTCTTGGCTCAGCGCTGGCTCCAATCAGGTTAGCTGCTGGTGCACCCAGGCGAGCTGAATGTTCATCCTCCATTTCACCTGCAGTAGCCCCCTTTCTGCCCAGATTGTCAGCAACTCTAGCATCCTGGCCTGTTTTACCCAGCCCATCATCTGTTTCCCTACCAAGTCCCGTCATACCAGTTCCAGTACCCCTTTCCTCAACCCCAGCCCCTGTGATAGCGAGCACACCACATTTGCATTCTCTTCCTGCTCAGCAAGAGGTTTCAGTGACAACCCTGGGTCCAGGCATACAGCCCCAGCAGACAGCAGTTAGAATTGGAGCACCCTCCACTGCTCCTTCACAGTTTTTGGCAAATATGGGCGTTGGATTCACAACAGTCAAAAAACAGGCAGTCATGCAATCTGTGTTTGCTGGCACACGGACACAAGTATTGCCAACAGTGGCTGTCCCTCCAATTGTAAGCACAGTGTCAAGGATGCAGACGCTGCCCATTGCTACAGTTCCACCAATCGGAAGCACTGTCAGCAGCTTTGAAACCGCACCTGTGGTGACCACACCTCCATGCTGCAACACTGTAATAATAACTCCAGCTCAACCAATCACATCACTGAAGACAAACAACACCATCCACCAACCCGTCGTTCTGACCAATCAAGCACTGGGAAAACACTCGCTGCAGACCTCAGCTTTAGGTATGCATACCAATGTAGCGTCCAAGCTACTCATTAGTCCTGATGGTGCTGTTTTGAGTACAGTTCAGTGCCAGGTCAATCCCGCAGAGTTGACCGCCTGCCCCAAACCACTGGCTGCACTGGTGATTTCACCCAACAGTTCCACTGGAGCACTACACACCCATGATTCCTCTTTACAGCCTTCCCAGGCAGATACAAAGTGA